A part of Aspergillus flavus chromosome 5, complete sequence genomic DNA contains:
- a CDS encoding putative COP9 signalosome subunit 6, translating to MTERLSSLVSQKSSDSGLHIQLHPLILLTISDHITRHAARSQQGPILGALLGQQNGREITLEHAFECIVKEGPNGEPQLPNEWFNERVKQCPSYLLHPLTTGVTVKDVHKVPALDIVGWWSTAPPSGPDVTHLPIHRQILQDYNESAVFLAFHPSQVKGASANGGKLPLTVYESVYEGENAAESEKTMQVDGEEQSLSIRFRELPYFVETGEAEMIGIDTVARTARNAAVEGPSALSSAKEVLKKKTDNKEQSADTAVLSPEDEEQSEGGNQKNTTPSTATLSHPILRNINSLLSHLSLLSPQEQSAFSAEVLAQSNDVHLVALLGQLSSSINSMRELGKRTAILTNVRRSNTSRKTQMSLQNRFEEELFSRDGTTHG from the exons ATGACAGAAAGGTTAAGCTCACTAGTATCTCAAAAGTCGTCCGACTCCGGCCTCCATATCCAACTTCACCCTTTGATCCTCCTCACGATCTCGGACCATATTACCAGACATGCCGCAAGGTCGCAGCAAGGCCCAATTCTCGGAGCTCTGCTCGGGCAACAAAACGGGCGCGAGATAACACTAGAGCACGCTTTCGAATGTATCGTGAAAGAAGGTCCGAACGGCGAGCCCCAACTACCAAATGAATGGTTTAATGAACGGGTCAAACAAT GCCCATCTTACCTACTCCACCCGCTGACAACAGGTGTCACAGTCAAGGATGTACACAAAGTCCCTGCCCTCGATATTGTAGGATGGTGGTCAacagctcctccatctggTCCAGACGTAACCCATCTCCCGATTCATCGCCAAATCCTCCAAGACTATAACGAATCCGCGGTGTTCCTCGCATTCCACCCTTCTCAAGTGAAGGGCGCATCAGCAAACGGCGGTAAATTACCATTAACAGTCTACGAGAGTGTATACGAGGGCGAAAATGCGGCAGAAAGCGAGAAGACGATGCAAGTCGACGGCGAAGAACAGTCGCTGAGTATACGGTTCCGGGAACTGCCATATTTCGTCGAAACCGGGGAGGCCGAAATGATAGGCATCGATACTGTCGCTAGAACTGCGAGAAATGCAGCCGTTGAAGGCCCGAGCGCACTCTCCTCAGCCAAGGAagtgctgaagaagaaaaccgACAACAAGGAACAGTCGGCAGATACCGCGGTGCTCTCTCCGGAGGACGAAGAAC AATCTGAAGGTGGTAACCAAAAAAACACAACACCCTCAACGGCAACTCTATCTCACCCGATCCTCCGAAACATAAACTCCCTACTCTCACACCTATCCCTCCTCTCTCCGCAAGAACAGAGTGCATTCTCAGCTGAGGTCCTAGCTCAGAGCAACGATGTTCACCTAGTCGCACTCCTCGGCCAACTaagcagcagcatcaacaGCATGCGCGAACTAGGAAAGAGGACCGCCATCCTAACCAATGTAAGAAGAAGTAACACCTCCCGAAAGACACAAATGTCCCTGCAGAATCGATTTGAGGAAGAACTCTTCTCCCGTGATGGTACTACCCACGGATAA